The genomic region AAACAGGGAAAGAGCATCATAATGATATCCTCCGAGCTCCCGGAGCTCATGGGAATGAGCGATCGGATAATGGTCATGAGTGAAGGAAAGCTGGCTGGCATATTGAACGGAGCGGAGGCCACGGAGGAGAAGATAATGAAGCTGGCGACCCTGTACGTCGCCTGATGATGGGAGGTCCTACAATGTCGAAACTCAAACAAATTTTATCCCAAAACGCCATATTCGTGGTCCTGGCGTTTCTGATCGTGGTCATAGCGACCATAGACCCCAGGTTTCTGTCCCTGGCCATCCTCAGGGACATACTGATGCAGAGCTCCACCAGGGCGATACTGGCCCTAGGTGTCGCCTTTATACTTATAACCGGTGGGGTCGACCTCTCCTCCGGTCGAATGGTGGGATTCGCGGCGGTAATATCGGCGTCTATGCTCCAAAACGCCGATTACGTCCGAAGGTTCTATCCCGACATGGCTCAGATATCGGTCATATTCCCTATACTGCTGGCGATAGCGGCCTGTATGATACTCGGGATGTTAAACGGAGTTATCGTGGCAAAACTCAACGTGCCACCCTTCATAACCACCCTTGGCATGATGGTCGTGGTATATGGAATAAATTCCATATACTTCGACATGCCCCCTAACAACTCCCAGCCCATAGGTGGGATTAGGCCTGACTTCACCTGGTTCGGCTCGGGCTACGCCGGTGGGATACCGGTCATAATCCTGATAGCCCTTGCGGTCGCAATACTGGTATGGGTTCTCTTCAACAAGACTCTCCTTGGGATGAACATGTACGCCATAGGAGGCAACAGGGAGGCCGCGGAGGTCTCAGGTATAAACGTGGTTAAGACCCTCATACTCCTCTACGCCATAGCGGGAGCACTATACGGTGTCGCGGGATTCCTGGAGGCCGCTAGAACCGGGGGAGCCACCAATAACTACGGCACCATGTACGAGCTGGACGCCATAGCCTCCTGCGTCGTCGGGGGGGTCTCCACCACCGGAGGAGTCGGCACGGTACCAGGGGTTCTGGCGGGGGTGCTCATATTCGGTGTCATAAACTACGGCCTTACCTTTATAGGGGTAAATCCCTATTGGCAGCTTATCATAAAGGGACTTATCATCGTTGCAGCGGTGGCCTTCGATATCCGAAAGTACGTCGCCAAGAAATAGCTAGAGGGAGGCCTAGGCCTCCCTCTAGCTATTTCTTTATGGAAACCCCATCCCCTGCCACGGTCTCCAATACCGAGACCTTTAAGCCAGTGTGCTTCTCGTACCAGCCCGAGACGTCCTCCACTAAAGGGGAAACCGCCTCTTTTTCGACAAGGGCCAGCACGCTTCCACCGAAGCCCGCGCCGGTCATCCTGGCTCCCAGACAACCTTTATGCTGCCAGCAATAGGAGACCAGACAGTCCAGCTCTCGACAGGTTACCTCGTAGTCGAACTGAAGTGACAGGTGAGATCGGTTCATGAGCTTTCCGAAACGGGCTAGATCACCTGCCTCCAAAGCGGCAGCACCCTCTTTAGCCCTTCGATTTTCCCATATAACGTGCCTGGCCCTCCTCTGGAGAAGAGGATCGGGTATAGACTTCTCCACGACGTAGTACCCCTCGGGAGACAGGTCCGCCAAATTGGAGACCTTTACCCCTGCCGCCTTTATGGCCTTAAAGGCCTCTTCCGTCTCCTCTCTCCTGAGATTATACTGAGAGGAGCTTAACTCCCTTTTCTTACCGGAGTCCAGTATCAGCAGGACATGGTCGTCCATGGACAGAGGAACCGCCCTATGCTCCAGAGTGGAGCAGTTCAGGAATACCCCCTTATCCTCCCCCCCTAAGGCTATGGCAAATTGGTCCATTATGCCCGACTGGACCCCTATAAACCGGTTCTCCGCCTCTTTGCATATCTGAGCCATGGTAATCTTAGAGGAGTCGTCAGCCATAAGGTTAAGGCCACAGAGCTCGGAGATCACCGCAGCGGTGGCCATCTCTATTGACGCAGAGGAGGAAAGTCCGCTGTTTCTAGGGATCGTCCCGAAAAACACCATATCGAACCCTTTATCCAGAGGGAGACCTCGCTGTTTCATCGCCCACATGACAGACTTGGGGTAGTTAGCCCAGCCATGGTATGCTAAATTTGAAAGATCGGATATATCGAAGGTAACCGGATCGGCGTGAGGGAAATTATCCGACCTTAGCCGAACGGAGCTATCGTTTCTCAGCCTTCCCATCGCCCAGGTCCCAAGGTCTATGGCGCAGGGGAGGACGTAGCCACCGTAGCAGTCGGTGTGCTCACCTAGCAGATTGACCCTGCCTGGAGCGAAGGCTATTACCGTTCCGTCGCAGGGACCGTAGTAGCGTTTCCACATCTCGCAAAGTAACTCTCGCAAAAAAATCACCCCTCCTGGTCGTTCTATCTCGATTCTACACCAAAGAGGGAACAAATACACGGACATATCGGAAGGAGAGTTTTTCTTGATCGAACCAGAGGTGTTATCCAGCTGCGCCAAAGCCCTTGTAAACTACGGAATAAAGGAAGGATTAGCGGAGGAGCTCGACCGATGGGTGCTGACCAACTCAATCATAGGATCCCTAGAGCTGCCGGACCCTGTAGATGGCGAACCGATAAAGGACGAAATGGAGGCCATCGCCCTTCTACATCGATACGCCCAGGAGACGGGACACCATTGGGGAGAGCTACCGGAGGAGAAGTTTGTAGGGAGAGTCATGGGGCTGTTGACCCCTTCCAACGGGGCTATGGCCAGGGATTTTTGGGCGATAATGGGGGATAAAGGACCGGTGGAGGCCACCCAGTGGCTATACAGGATATCCGCCGCCACCAAAGACGTGAGGCTTGATCTGGCGTCTAAAGACCTCCGCTGGACTGTGTCGACCTCCTACGGCGACCTTCAGATGACCATAAACCGATCAAAACCGGAGAAAGACCCTAAGGACATAGCGGCACCTAAGACGGGAAAATCCTATCCTAAGTGTCTACTGTGCCCCGAAAACGCCGGCTTCTGGGCAAAACCGGGACACCCGGAGAGATCTAACCACAGGATAATGCCCATATCCCTCGACGGTGAGGAGTGGTTTTTGCAGTATTCTCCTTACGTCTACTACCATCAGCACTGTATCGTTTTCTCAAAAGAGCACAGACCTATGGCGGTCGGCACGAGGACGGTGCCCAGAATACTGGACTTTCTCGACCAGTTTCCCCATTTCTTTCTGGGATCCAACGCCGCACTGCCTATCGTAGGAGGCTCTATACTGGACCACGACCATTTTCAGGGAGGGAACTGGTCCTTCCCTATCCAATCCGCCTCGGTGAGGAGAAGCTGGACCGAAGGCTCGATCACAGCGGAGGCCCTTGTCTGGCCTATGGCGACCCTCAGGATCAGATCGAAAAACAGACAGGAAATAGAGAGAATTGCCACTTCCGCTATAGAGGGCTGGAAATCCTACGACGATCCCGAATGGGAGATCGAGAAGGAACACAACTCGGTGAGCGTCATAGGCCGAAAGGTCAAAGATAGCTACGAAATAGACATGGTCCTCAGAAACAACAGGACATCCGAGGAACATCCTGACGGAATATTCCACATCAGGCCGTCGAGACACCACATAAAGAAGGAAAACATAGGCCTGATAGAGGCCATGGGACTGGCGGTGTTGCCGGGAAGGCTATCGAGGGAGATGGAGCCCCTATTAAATGCACTTTCGGGGGAGAATCCCTCGACGCCCGAATCCTGGCCTCATAGAGAGTGGGCTGAGAGCCTCCTGGAGAGACACGGCAGGGCTAACTCCATCGAGAAGTCCAAGGAGATCGTCGAACAGGAGATAGGCTACGTCTTTATGGACGCATTAAGGGACTGCTCCGTATATCCCGAGGAGACAGGGACAGAGGGGCTGGATCGGTTTATCGATACCATAATCAGCTAAAGGGCACCTCTAAAAACTCTAATCCTCGGAGAGATCGTTTCGACGGAGCCCATTTGAGCCCGTATACTCGACATGCCGTCGTGTAGTCGAATGGGGCGACAGGACGTCGCCCCAAGCCGAGGGGGCACAGGACGTGCCCTCCGAGGCGGTTCGTACGAAACAGGCAGGTCGAGTATACGATTGGGCCAGGGCGTAGGCGGAACGATCTCTCCGAGGGGACTCGAAAGTGAGTTTTTAGAGGTTCCCTAAAGGACAGGCCCTGGAGTTCTCTCCAGGGCCTGTCCTTTAGCTTTTAGTCTTTCGCCAGGGCCACTATCGCGGCTCCCATGATCTTCGCACTGGTCATCATGTTATCTATATCCCAACATTCGTTGGCCTCGTGAATGTTGGAAGGCTCGCCGGGAAGGATCGGTCCAAAGGCTAGAACGTTAGGCATGGCCTTGGCGTATGTTCCTCCACCGATGGACATAGGGCTATCGCCGGCCCTACCGGTCTCCTGCCTGTACACGTCCATCAGCTTTACCACCAGCTCCGAGTCCTCCGCCATATAAAGAGGCTCGCTTTTCCTCATGGAGAGGACCTGCCATCCTGCCTCGGCGAAGGTCTTCTCCAGGACAGGCGCTACGTCCTCGGTGGAGAAGGTAACAGGGAAGCGGGGGTTCAGTGAAAACCTCACCGTATCCCCTTCGGACTTCATGGTTCCCCAGCACACAGAGGTATAGCGGGACACGTCGTCGTAGAGGCACACACCGAGGCTCTCACCGTAAACTTCGGTTCCAACGTAGCGATCAAGGGAGTTAAGTGTGGCTCCCTGTTCGCCGGAGACCCCTAAAGTCCTCAGGAACTTGACCAGCCAGGCCACGGCGTTGACACCGATCTGAGGCAGGCTACCGTGGGCCGGTGCTCCGAGCATGGTTAGGACGAAGCGACCTTCCCCCTTGTCCTCCACGGAAAGCTTAGCCTTCTCCGGGCCTTTGAACGCGGAGACGGAGAAGTGGACCTTCTCGACTTTATCAGGATCGACCTGGATCTCCGCCTTAGCCACCGAGGGAACCGAGTTTGCCGCAACACCACCGTCGAAGGAAAGTATCCTGATAGGACCTTCCACCTTGAAGGGAGCGGAGAGCTGGGCTATTACGCTGCCTTTCTCGCCGTTAATGAGAGGGTACTCGGCGTCAGGGGTAAAACCAGCTACAGGAAGCTCCTGACCGGACTTCACGTACTCGGCGATAGCCTTGCTGCCGGTCTCCTCGTTGGTTCCGACCATTATCCGAACCCTCTTTTTGAGGGGAATCTCAAGGTCCCTTATGGCCTTAAGGGCGTAGAGGGCGCATAGGATAGGACCTTTGTCGTCCATAACCCCTCTGCCGTAGAGCTTGCCGTCCTCTATCTTGCCCTGATAGGGATCACAGCTCCAGCCATCTCCCTCGGGAACCACGTCGACGTGGCCTAGAATCGCCACCATCTCCGAGCTAGGGTCGCCCAGATCCGCCCAGGCCACCATATCCTCGAATACCCCGGTCTCAAAGCCAAGACGCTGGGCTATCTGGACGAAGTTGTCCATAGCGGCCTTAGGGCCGGTGCCGAAGGGAGCCCCTGGCTCTGCCGGACCCTCCACGCTCTTGATGGCGACGTTCTCCCTTATGGCCGCCACAAGGTCATCCCTTAAACCGTCGATGCTCTTTCTCAGTTCTTCCACAGATATACCTCCTAGAATGATCCATAGATTTCGTCTAGTCGCATTATAGAACATCCTGAGGTCCGAGAAGATAACACTTGTTTACAAAAGCTGCATGGCCTCGTCCATTATGGCGATGCCGGAGCTGGTGCCGAATACGTCACCGCCGACTATGAGGAACCTCTCCAGGTCCGCCATAGTCCTCACCCCGCCGGAGACTTTTATCCTCTTTCTGCCTTTGAGGCTTTCGGCGAGTATTCTGACCTGCTCCTCGGTGGTAGGGCTTCCGGCAAAACCGGAGCCCGTCTTTACGTAGTCCAGGTATCTCACCTTGGAACATATGTCCGCCATCCTACGGATTTCCTCCTCCGTAAGGAGGGGAGTCTCTATTATGAGCTTGAAGATCCTGGTCCCTATCTGGCTGGCCAGTGCGGAAATCTCCTCTTTAAGGTAGTCCCACATACCCGACTTTATGGCGGAGACGTTGACCACAACGTCGAAATCGGTTACGCCGGGCCCCATGTTCAGATAGTGCTCTATCTCGTAGAGCTTCACCGAGAGAGGGTGATATCCCAGGGGGAATCCGATAACCGCCGATACCCCTGTGTCGGTCCCCTCGGTCATGGCCACAGCCCTGGAAACAGCCCAAGGTGGGACCACCACGGTCCTGAACCGAGCCTCTATGGACCGAGAGATAAAGCTCTCTATCTCGTCCATAGAGCCGTCCTGCCGTAAAAAGGTGTTGTCTATTACCCTGTGAAGTTCTCTGAAAATCTCCAAGACGTTCAACCCCCTTATTCTTTGAGCACATAATAATCCTAAAAGACGAAAAAGCACAGGGACAGAGGTTACCTTCCACAAGAGTATAATGGCCCATATGACGAAAGGGGATGTTTTTATGGAACCAAGACAGCTAAAATCCATAAGGCGATGGTTTGAGGACTACACCTCAGGATACTACCGCCAGTGCGGAAAGCTCCATCAGCTGGAGCTGAAGGAAAGGCACAGCCGAAGGGTGGCGGAAAACGCCGGTCTCCTGGCGGACGATCTGGACTGGAGCGACAGCGACAGATGCCTGGCTGTGGCGGCGGGGCTCCTCCACGACATAGGCCGCTTCCCTCAGTACAGAGACCACGGGACCTTCTACGACTTCAAATCGGTTGACCACGGCGACAGGGGAGAACAGGCACTCAGGGAGGACTTCCCAAAGGACCTGCTCACCCCCAAGGAGTTCGAGCTTATCGCCATGACGATCAGAGAGCACAATAAAAAGGACCTGCCGCAACTACCCCCGGAGGACCTGGCGATGCTCAGGATCGTCAAAGACAGCGACAAGATAGACATATACAAAGTCGTCAGAGAGCACATCCAAAGAGGGGAACAGGACGCAATCTATCCCGGGCTAGGGCCGGAGGGGGAGCTCTCCCTGCCTATAATAGAGGGGCTCCTGAAGGACAAAAAAGCCCGCTACGACCAGCTCCGAACCCTGTCGGACGTCCTGCTATTTCAGCTCTGCTGGGTCCACGACATGGCCCACAGACAGTCCACAAAACTACTGTGGAACAGAGGGGACCTGGAATGGCTCATAGACCGTATCCCAAGCACGCCGGAGGTAAAGCCGGTGATCTCCCAGGTGATGGAGGAGATAAGCAGAGCCACAGGAATCTAGCTTTTGGAGTTAGGCAGGTGGGAGGGCAGCCATCCCACGACAACCTCGTCTCTGGAATTGTCCCAAAGAAAGTATATCCTGAGACACAGGGACCTATCTTTTGAGACTCCCTTACAGAGGTGGTTATCCAAAAGCAACGTTCTGTCCCTGCCGTTTTGGGAGATGGGGATGAAATATCTATCATCGTACTTTCCCGCTGACTCGTTGCTTATGGAGGGACGACAGTCGAGCCCAATCTCCTGTAGCCTTTCCTGAAAGACACTGTAATCCTGAAGCCCTAGCTTTACGTCTCTATACTCCTTGGCCAGTGCCATAAGGGCCTGGGCCACGAGCTGGGGCTTTTCGTAGGCCCCGTCTTTAAGGGCCCTCACCGCTCTGGGATGCAACTTAAGCCTTCCGGTAAAGTGATCTGAGACCCACTGAGCCATATGGTTGTAGCTATCGGGCAGGATGAGCTCGTCGTCCACGGACTGGCCGGTCCTGCTCTCCCACATGGCCTGCAACGTAATGTAACTATTCCTGAGGGAGAACAGCTCCTCTTTATAGCTATCGGTCTCCCTCAGAGCTGACTCAGCCATGGCGAGATATTCGTCTCTGTCGGACCTTGTGGCCTCTAGAAGAAGTTTTAGCGCCTCTATCTGATCCTCAAGAGCCTCGTTTCTGGCAACCTGATCCTCCATAGGGGCCTTAGCCCTCTCCTCCCTGGCTATGAGCCTTGCCTCCGGGACGAACACAAGGCCCCCCCAGGACAGGGATGTCCTGGCTGGGAAGGACTTCAAAAAATCGGACAGATACTGGACGTAACCGTTATCTCGACGGTCAGCGGACCCCATCCATCGGCGTATTCTGTCTTTGTCCATCAGAGGGTGGCTCTGATACTGATCGGCGTCGAAATCCAGCCCCGGCCTGTATATCCTCACGCCTCCGTTTGATACGGTCCAGGGAACCCCTACCATGTCCGTCCAAAGCAGCGACAGGTCCCAGTTCATCCTAACGACGTGGGCATAACCTATGAGATCTTTCGCCAGATGGTCGCCATCGACCAGATAGCTCTGCTCCGACGAAGGGTCAGGGCCGTCGGTCTGGGAGATAACCACCACCGGAAGATATCGTTCCTTGGAGCATAGAAACCCCTCCAGGTCGTTCAAGTCCTCCGGCGAGAGGAGATCCCACACCTTTCCGTCCACAGGCCGAATCTGGGAGAGCCCCACCAAATGGGCCAGCCTCCTTATTATCCCTGGTCGGATAAAGCCAGGCAGAGCCTTCCTGTCCGGCAGATAGGAACAGGTTATCTTCACTCCGAACTCCACCTGGCCATCTATCTCCATAACCGATAGATCGCTTATCCAGGAACAGCCTGGAACCGGATCTATGTGCCCCGGCAAACCTACGTCGGGCTGGGTCATCCTGACGGTCCATAGCTTCCTCTCGGGCAGATTGACCCCTTCGGCTATCTGGCCGTAAAAGTCCAGGGAGAACTCCTCTCCCTGGGAAAGGGCCTCGGGCAGAGGAACCTGGTCCAGCTTGTCCTTCACCCACTGGATAACGACGTCTCTGGTGGCACAGAAACGGCCCTCCTTGGGGATCAGACATCCCGCTCTGCCTCTGAACCTATAGGTCTCGAACAAAATAGGCTTTCCAGGGCGGATAACGGGATACTGTTCGGTGCATTCGCTCAAAGATCTCACCTCCATAGAATTCGTAGCAGTGGGATAA from Dethiosulfovibrio salsuginis harbors:
- the mglC gene encoding galactose/methyl galactoside ABC transporter permease MglC; this translates as MSKLKQILSQNAIFVVLAFLIVVIATIDPRFLSLAILRDILMQSSTRAILALGVAFILITGGVDLSSGRMVGFAAVISASMLQNADYVRRFYPDMAQISVIFPILLAIAACMILGMLNGVIVAKLNVPPFITTLGMMVVVYGINSIYFDMPPNNSQPIGGIRPDFTWFGSGYAGGIPVIILIALAVAILVWVLFNKTLLGMNMYAIGGNREAAEVSGINVVKTLILLYAIAGALYGVAGFLEAARTGGATNNYGTMYELDAIASCVVGGVSTTGGVGTVPGVLAGVLIFGVINYGLTFIGVNPYWQLIIKGLIIVAAVAFDIRKYVAKK
- a CDS encoding galactokinase — encoded protein: MRELLCEMWKRYYGPCDGTVIAFAPGRVNLLGEHTDCYGGYVLPCAIDLGTWAMGRLRNDSSVRLRSDNFPHADPVTFDISDLSNLAYHGWANYPKSVMWAMKQRGLPLDKGFDMVFFGTIPRNSGLSSSASIEMATAAVISELCGLNLMADDSSKITMAQICKEAENRFIGVQSGIMDQFAIALGGEDKGVFLNCSTLEHRAVPLSMDDHVLLILDSGKKRELSSSQYNLRREETEEAFKAIKAAGVKVSNLADLSPEGYYVVEKSIPDPLLQRRARHVIWENRRAKEGAAALEAGDLARFGKLMNRSHLSLQFDYEVTCRELDCLVSYCWQHKGCLGARMTGAGFGGSVLALVEKEAVSPLVEDVSGWYEKHTGLKVSVLETVAGDGVSIKK
- the pepV gene encoding dipeptidase PepV — protein: MEELRKSIDGLRDDLVAAIRENVAIKSVEGPAEPGAPFGTGPKAAMDNFVQIAQRLGFETGVFEDMVAWADLGDPSSEMVAILGHVDVVPEGDGWSCDPYQGKIEDGKLYGRGVMDDKGPILCALYALKAIRDLEIPLKKRVRIMVGTNEETGSKAIAEYVKSGQELPVAGFTPDAEYPLINGEKGSVIAQLSAPFKVEGPIRILSFDGGVAANSVPSVAKAEIQVDPDKVEKVHFSVSAFKGPEKAKLSVEDKGEGRFVLTMLGAPAHGSLPQIGVNAVAWLVKFLRTLGVSGEQGATLNSLDRYVGTEVYGESLGVCLYDDVSRYTSVCWGTMKSEGDTVRFSLNPRFPVTFSTEDVAPVLEKTFAEAGWQVLSMRKSEPLYMAEDSELVVKLMDVYRQETGRAGDSPMSIGGGTYAKAMPNVLAFGPILPGEPSNIHEANECWDIDNMMTSAKIMGAAIVALAKD
- the deoC gene encoding deoxyribose-phosphate aldolase; the encoded protein is MEIFRELHRVIDNTFLRQDGSMDEIESFISRSIEARFRTVVVPPWAVSRAVAMTEGTDTGVSAVIGFPLGYHPLSVKLYEIEHYLNMGPGVTDFDVVVNVSAIKSGMWDYLKEEISALASQIGTRIFKLIIETPLLTEEEIRRMADICSKVRYLDYVKTGSGFAGSPTTEEQVRILAESLKGRKRIKVSGGVRTMADLERFLIVGGDVFGTSSGIAIMDEAMQLL
- a CDS encoding HD domain-containing protein, coding for MEPRQLKSIRRWFEDYTSGYYRQCGKLHQLELKERHSRRVAENAGLLADDLDWSDSDRCLAVAAGLLHDIGRFPQYRDHGTFYDFKSVDHGDRGEQALREDFPKDLLTPKEFELIAMTIREHNKKDLPQLPPEDLAMLRIVKDSDKIDIYKVVREHIQRGEQDAIYPGLGPEGELSLPIIEGLLKDKKARYDQLRTLSDVLLFQLCWVHDMAHRQSTKLLWNRGDLEWLIDRIPSTPEVKPVISQVMEEISRATGI